In a genomic window of Nesterenkonia halotolerans:
- a CDS encoding ABC transporter ATP-binding protein: protein MTAVQNQEGAATAAEPAVDIRDLRISFATDGEPVSAVDGVSLHVQPGEVLAIVGESGSGKTVTAKSILGLLPDNATVSGAVVLEGNDVVQLSPGQLRQVRGRDVAMVFQEASTALNPVYTVGWQIAEGLRAHGKYSKKQARERAVEILGTVGIPDPEKRVDHYPHQFSGGQKQRVVIAMALALGSKVIVADEPTTALDVTVQAEILDLLRRVRDDFGRAIVLITHNMGVVADLADRVAVMYRGEVVEEADVRDLFANPKHEYTQQLLGAVPRLGAHTAYKVTAEAGPGEPTAPLVQARDLEIVYPGRLGRSGFRAVGGVNFTIAPGEVLGLVGESGSGKTTIGRAIVGLTRATGGSLSVLGHEMVGYKERTFRPLRSRVGFVFQDPATSFNPLLTVGEAIAEPLLIHGEATDAAGTKARVRELLDSVHLPTHYAERYPHELSGGQRQRASLARALALDPELLVADEPTSALDVSVQARVLEVFSELQERRGFATLFISHDLAVVGMLSDQIGVLYRGELVEHGAGRQVLTDPQHPYTQRLLASVPVPDPVEQKQRREALAAHRAAEG from the coding sequence ATGACCGCTGTTCAGAACCAAGAGGGAGCGGCCACCGCCGCCGAACCCGCCGTAGACATCCGTGATCTGCGCATCAGCTTCGCCACCGACGGCGAGCCGGTCAGCGCCGTGGACGGCGTCTCGCTGCACGTCCAGCCCGGTGAGGTGCTGGCGATCGTCGGTGAATCCGGCTCCGGCAAGACTGTGACCGCCAAGTCGATCCTCGGTCTGCTGCCGGACAACGCCACCGTCTCCGGCGCCGTGGTGCTCGAGGGCAACGACGTCGTCCAGCTCTCCCCGGGACAGCTGCGCCAGGTGCGGGGGCGCGACGTGGCCATGGTCTTCCAGGAGGCCTCCACCGCACTGAACCCGGTCTACACGGTCGGCTGGCAGATCGCCGAGGGGCTGCGCGCCCACGGCAAGTACTCCAAGAAGCAGGCACGGGAACGCGCCGTCGAGATCCTCGGCACGGTCGGCATCCCCGACCCGGAGAAGCGGGTCGATCACTACCCCCACCAGTTCTCCGGAGGACAGAAGCAGCGCGTGGTGATCGCCATGGCGCTGGCGCTGGGCTCCAAGGTCATCGTCGCCGATGAGCCCACCACGGCGCTCGACGTCACCGTGCAGGCCGAGATCCTGGACCTGCTGCGCCGGGTCCGCGATGACTTCGGCCGCGCGATCGTGCTGATCACCCACAACATGGGTGTGGTCGCAGACCTCGCCGACCGCGTCGCCGTGATGTACCGCGGCGAGGTGGTCGAGGAGGCCGATGTCCGCGACCTCTTCGCGAACCCGAAGCACGAATACACCCAGCAGCTGCTCGGCGCCGTGCCGCGCCTCGGTGCCCACACCGCCTATAAGGTCACCGCGGAAGCCGGCCCGGGCGAACCCACGGCCCCGCTGGTCCAGGCCCGCGACCTGGAGATCGTCTACCCGGGCCGACTGGGCCGGTCGGGGTTCCGCGCCGTCGGCGGGGTGAACTTCACGATCGCGCCGGGCGAGGTGCTCGGGCTGGTCGGAGAATCCGGGTCCGGCAAGACCACCATCGGCCGGGCGATCGTCGGGCTGACCCGCGCCACCGGCGGATCGCTGAGCGTGCTCGGCCACGAGATGGTGGGCTATAAGGAGCGCACCTTCCGTCCGCTGCGCTCCCGCGTCGGGTTCGTCTTCCAGGATCCCGCCACCAGCTTCAACCCGCTGCTCACCGTGGGGGAGGCCATCGCTGAACCGCTGCTGATCCACGGGGAGGCGACCGACGCCGCCGGCACCAAGGCCCGGGTGCGGGAGCTGCTCGATTCCGTGCATCTGCCGACCCACTACGCGGAGCGCTACCCGCATGAGCTCTCCGGCGGTCAGCGTCAGCGCGCCAGCCTCGCCCGGGCGCTTGCCCTGGATCCCGAGCTGCTGGTGGCCGATGAGCCGACCTCGGCGCTGGATGTCTCGGTGCAGGCGCGAGTGCTGGAGGTCTTCAGCGAGCTCCAGGAGCGCCGCGGCTTCGCCACGCTGTTCATCAGCCATGACCTCGCAGTGGTGGGGATGCTCTCGGACCAGATCGGGGTGCTCTACCGCGGTGAGCTCGTGGAGCATGGGGCCGGCAGGCAGGTCCTGACCGACCCGCAGCACCCCTATACACAGCGTCTGCTGGCCTCGGTTCCGGTGCCGGACCCGGTGGAGCAGAAGCAGCGCCGTGAGGCCCTGGCGGCGCACCGCGCAGCCGAGGGCTGA
- a CDS encoding ABC transporter permease — protein MSVPTDSNLPEPVEGPASATDPVVTGQARQREPRWKRLPVIWQLRRSTGLQRGMLIAGLVLCAVFLLAAMLAPLIAPYGFNQLSDAGGNFPRQGEPSAQFWWGTTVGGYDVFSRVVWGAQTAVLTVVLAVVLSIFLGIALGLISGYLGGWLDRILVTIADAIYAFPSLLLAIVVSIVISGGESGFISGILAAAISITVVFVPQYFRVVRAETVRLKAEPFVESARVLGASTPRILSRHVLRNATRSLPLIITLNASEAILTLAGLGFLGFGINPTAASEWGYDLNRAISDVAGGIWWTGVFPGAAIVLLVLGITLVGESLNDLSDPRLRIRRRPKRVPRRTATAMKGAA, from the coding sequence ATGTCTGTTCCCACTGATTCCAACCTCCCAGAACCCGTGGAGGGCCCCGCCTCGGCCACCGATCCAGTCGTGACCGGCCAGGCTCGTCAGCGCGAACCGCGCTGGAAGCGGCTGCCCGTGATCTGGCAGCTGCGCCGCAGCACCGGACTCCAGCGCGGGATGCTGATCGCCGGCCTGGTGCTGTGCGCGGTGTTCCTGCTCGCCGCCATGCTTGCTCCGCTGATCGCCCCCTACGGCTTCAACCAGCTCTCCGACGCCGGGGGGAACTTCCCCCGCCAGGGCGAGCCCTCGGCCCAGTTCTGGTGGGGCACCACCGTGGGCGGCTACGACGTGTTCTCCCGGGTGGTGTGGGGCGCCCAGACCGCGGTGCTGACCGTGGTGCTCGCCGTCGTCCTCTCGATCTTCCTGGGCATCGCACTGGGCCTGATCTCGGGCTACCTGGGCGGCTGGCTGGACCGGATCCTGGTCACCATCGCCGACGCCATCTACGCCTTCCCCTCGCTGCTGCTGGCCATCGTGGTCTCCATCGTGATCTCCGGCGGCGAGTCCGGATTCATCAGCGGCATCCTGGCGGCGGCCATCTCCATCACCGTGGTCTTCGTGCCGCAGTACTTCCGTGTGGTGCGCGCCGAGACGGTGCGGCTGAAGGCCGAGCCCTTCGTGGAGTCCGCCCGAGTGCTGGGCGCATCCACGCCGCGGATCCTCTCGCGGCACGTGCTGCGCAACGCCACCCGCTCGCTGCCGCTGATCATCACGCTCAACGCCTCCGAGGCGATCCTCACCCTCGCGGGGCTGGGCTTTCTCGGCTTCGGCATCAACCCCACCGCCGCCTCGGAATGGGGCTATGACCTCAACCGCGCGATCTCCGACGTCGCCGGAGGCATCTGGTGGACCGGTGTCTTCCCCGGTGCCGCCATCGTGCTGCTCGTGCTGGGCATCACCCTGGTAGGTGAGTCGCTCAACGACCTCTCCGATCCGCGACTGCGCATCCGCCGCCGCCCCAAGCGCGTGCCCCGACGGACCGCCACGGCCATGAAGGGAGCCGCGTGA
- a CDS encoding aldo/keto reductase, protein MSDLNQTLNKTIGFGTAPLGNMFRDIPEDEARSTVEAAWNEGIRYFDTAPFYGAGLAEKRLGATLSQQPRDEFVLSTKVGRYMLDETEEKSGLFADGRNKKVVTDYTADATRRSIEQSIERLGTDRLDFVFVHDVSRDFHGDEWIGKLEEARTGAFRVLTQMREEGLIKGWGLGVNTTEPIELAMQLEDTTPNVSLSATQYTLMQHETALERMMPRAEAQGVGIIVGGPYNSGALLGGDHFDYAEATPAVKEHVAQLNAVAGQHQVSLKDAALQFSMAHPATAAVIPGSSRPGRIAEDIAGLKTQIPAAFWEELLHEGLISPKAPLPQA, encoded by the coding sequence ATGAGCGACCTGAACCAGACGCTGAACAAGACCATCGGATTCGGCACCGCCCCGCTGGGCAACATGTTCCGCGACATCCCGGAGGACGAAGCCCGCAGCACCGTGGAGGCTGCATGGAATGAAGGCATCCGCTACTTCGACACCGCTCCCTTCTACGGGGCCGGACTGGCCGAGAAGCGTCTCGGCGCGACCCTGAGCCAGCAGCCTCGCGACGAGTTCGTGCTGAGCACCAAGGTGGGCCGCTACATGCTCGACGAGACCGAAGAGAAGTCAGGGCTCTTCGCCGACGGCCGGAACAAGAAGGTCGTCACCGACTACACCGCCGATGCCACGCGGAGGTCCATCGAACAGAGCATCGAGCGTCTAGGGACCGATCGTCTGGACTTCGTGTTCGTCCATGACGTGTCCCGGGACTTCCACGGCGATGAGTGGATCGGGAAGCTGGAAGAGGCGCGCACCGGGGCATTCCGGGTGCTCACCCAGATGCGCGAGGAGGGTCTCATCAAGGGATGGGGGCTGGGCGTCAACACGACCGAGCCGATCGAGCTCGCCATGCAGCTGGAGGACACCACCCCGAACGTGAGCCTCTCCGCCACCCAGTACACCCTCATGCAGCATGAGACCGCCCTCGAGCGGATGATGCCCCGTGCGGAGGCTCAGGGCGTGGGGATCATCGTCGGCGGACCGTACAACTCCGGTGCGCTGCTCGGCGGAGATCACTTCGACTACGCCGAAGCGACTCCGGCGGTCAAGGAGCACGTGGCGCAGCTCAACGCTGTGGCGGGCCAGCACCAGGTGAGCCTGAAGGACGCGGCCCTGCAGTTCTCCATGGCCCACCCCGCGACGGCGGCAGTGATTCCAGGATCCAGCCGACCGGGTCGGATTGCCGAGGACATCGCCGGGCTCAAGACGCAGATCCCCGCCGCCTTCTGGGAAGAGCTGCTCCACGAGGGCCTGATCTCACCGAAGGCTCCGCTGCCCCAGGCCTGA
- a CDS encoding alpha/beta fold hydrolase, whose amino-acid sequence MPESDPADAQLSTRRVHVSGHAVDVRGTFAPGRQPILLVHGIGMSGEYFLPFADVLSQTHDVYAVDLPGYGRTPKPPRALTMTELGEVLAEVTLALGLKAAVVVGHSMGAQIVTSSIAGHRGLFAGYILIGPTVDPTARSLPAQAVRLFRDSLAEPPSSNAVIFRNYLRMGPLRYLRTARYMVTHRTEESIRHCTIPGLVMGGGRDPIASEAWLYELARTAPDAQVLEVPGGPHAVQLNRPRELAAACAPFLESVTGQQPDPHTLGPRS is encoded by the coding sequence GTGCCCGAGAGCGACCCAGCCGACGCCCAGCTCAGCACCCGACGCGTGCACGTCAGCGGCCATGCCGTGGATGTGCGGGGCACCTTCGCGCCCGGGCGCCAACCGATCCTGCTGGTGCATGGGATCGGCATGTCCGGTGAGTACTTCCTGCCCTTCGCCGATGTGCTGTCGCAGACCCATGACGTCTACGCCGTGGACCTGCCGGGGTACGGTCGCACGCCCAAACCGCCGCGCGCTCTCACCATGACCGAACTTGGTGAGGTCCTCGCTGAGGTGACTCTGGCGCTGGGACTGAAGGCCGCCGTCGTCGTCGGCCACTCCATGGGCGCGCAGATCGTCACCAGCTCCATCGCCGGGCACCGCGGGCTCTTTGCCGGCTACATCCTGATCGGACCGACGGTGGACCCGACGGCGCGCAGCCTGCCGGCGCAGGCGGTGCGGCTGTTCCGCGACAGCTTGGCCGAACCGCCCTCCAGCAACGCCGTGATCTTCCGCAACTATCTCCGGATGGGCCCGCTGCGCTACCTGCGCACGGCCCGCTACATGGTGACTCACCGCACCGAGGAGTCCATTCGGCACTGCACCATCCCTGGCTTGGTGATGGGAGGCGGCAGGGACCCGATCGCCTCCGAGGCGTGGCTCTACGAGCTGGCCCGGACCGCGCCTGATGCGCAGGTGCTGGAGGTTCCCGGGGGTCCGCACGCCGTGCAGCTCAACCGTCCGCGGGAGCTCGCCGCAGCCTGCGCGCCCTTCCTGGAATCGGTCACCGGTCAGCAGCCCGACCCGCACACACTCGGTCCGCGCTCATGA
- a CDS encoding ABC transporter permease: protein MTIADTATPPSAAAGKKSGGGGLGRYILVRFLLIIPTVFILVTLVFFLMRVVGDPISASVGGRLTPDQLNARLAEAGYDRPVLVQYFEYIGQIFTGDFGRTLTDNREISEILVTYGTGTLELVFFALVVALVVGIPLGRLAAYRRDQIPDALLRIFAILCYATPVFFAALLLKLVFSVWLGWFPLGGRASTSTQLVLDRISGSTGINIIDALRTGRWDLISDVLAHAVLPAVALGLLTAGVFLRLVRTNLIGTLSMDYVDAARSRGVREGRLLRKHAYKPALIPIITVMGMQIALMLGGAILTESAFGWRGLGFQLAQYLGARDFVAVQGIVALLAVIVALTNFAVDVLAALIDPRVRY from the coding sequence GTGACCATCGCTGACACAGCAACGCCTCCGAGCGCCGCCGCCGGAAAGAAATCCGGGGGCGGCGGTCTGGGCCGCTACATCCTGGTCAGGTTCCTGCTGATCATCCCGACCGTGTTCATCCTGGTGACGCTGGTCTTCTTCCTCATGCGGGTGGTCGGTGACCCGATCTCCGCCTCGGTCGGAGGTCGTCTGACCCCCGACCAGCTCAACGCCCGCCTCGCCGAAGCCGGTTACGACCGGCCGGTGCTGGTGCAGTACTTCGAGTACATCGGTCAGATCTTCACCGGAGACTTCGGCCGCACCCTGACTGACAACCGTGAGATCAGCGAGATCCTGGTGACCTACGGCACCGGAACCCTCGAGCTGGTCTTCTTCGCCCTGGTGGTCGCGCTCGTGGTCGGCATCCCGCTGGGACGCTTGGCCGCATACCGCCGCGATCAGATCCCGGACGCACTGCTGCGCATCTTCGCCATCCTCTGCTACGCCACTCCGGTGTTCTTCGCCGCCCTGCTGCTGAAGCTCGTCTTCTCCGTCTGGCTCGGCTGGTTCCCACTGGGCGGCCGCGCGAGCACCAGCACCCAGCTGGTGCTCGACCGGATCTCCGGCTCCACGGGGATCAACATCATCGACGCACTGCGCACCGGACGCTGGGACCTGATCTCAGATGTGCTGGCACACGCGGTGCTGCCCGCCGTCGCCCTGGGTCTGCTCACCGCCGGGGTCTTCCTGCGGCTGGTCCGCACCAACCTCATCGGCACGCTGTCCATGGACTATGTCGACGCCGCCCGCTCGCGTGGTGTCCGGGAGGGTCGGCTGCTGCGCAAGCATGCGTATAAGCCGGCGCTGATCCCGATCATCACGGTCATGGGCATGCAGATCGCGCTGATGCTCGGCGGCGCCATCCTGACCGAATCGGCCTTCGGCTGGCGCGGGCTGGGCTTCCAGCTCGCCCAGTATCTCGGCGCCCGCGACTTCGTGGCCGTGCAGGGCATCGTGGCGCTGCTCGCAGTGATCGTCGCACTGACCAACTTCGCCGTGGACGTCCTCGCCGCGCTGATCGACCCGAGAGTGAGGTACTGA
- a CDS encoding APC family permease, whose amino-acid sequence MIRESRTTHEAPQLRRALSTLDSYALGFGAMIGFGWVVLTGGWLEAAGTLGAVLALLSGGLIMVVVGLIYAELTAAMPRAGGEHNYLMRGLGARWAFMGSWGITGGYITIVAFEAVALPRTLGYVFPGINQGYLYSVFGSDVFLLWALVGSVSAVIVTVINYVGIKTAGLIQTFVVLFLVAVGLILTFGSFTGGSVSNMDPIFTDFTGVFTVLIVVPFLFVGFDVIPQTAEELRMSPRRVGKLIVISVVIATVWYILTAVTTASSMPLEALVNSDLATADAMGALFGSQFMAHVLIAGGVAGIITSWIAMLIGASRLMYAMGKSGMLPRWFAHIHPKFQTPSHAIAFIGVLSIIAPFLGEGALGWLVDSGSPSIVLTYFMVCVVFLILRRREPGMERPFMTGAGSKGTFIGVLGCLLTLGLLSLYIPGMPASIHPMSYVLFGGWWLLGMFFLFRIPRGIHAGSDSEGRLLDALAIRRK is encoded by the coding sequence ATGATCAGAGAATCCAGAACGACCCACGAAGCTCCCCAACTACGACGTGCCTTGAGCACGTTGGACTCATACGCCCTGGGCTTCGGTGCCATGATCGGGTTCGGCTGGGTGGTTCTGACGGGCGGTTGGCTGGAAGCCGCCGGCACCCTTGGAGCCGTTCTCGCCCTGCTCTCAGGCGGACTCATCATGGTGGTCGTCGGTCTCATCTACGCGGAGCTGACGGCGGCGATGCCACGGGCTGGTGGTGAGCACAACTACCTGATGCGCGGGCTGGGCGCACGGTGGGCCTTCATGGGCTCCTGGGGAATCACCGGTGGCTACATCACCATCGTCGCCTTCGAAGCGGTCGCGCTTCCTCGTACCCTCGGTTATGTGTTCCCTGGAATTAACCAGGGGTACCTATATTCGGTCTTTGGCTCCGATGTTTTCCTTCTGTGGGCCTTGGTCGGCTCAGTATCGGCAGTCATAGTCACCGTGATCAATTACGTAGGGATCAAGACCGCCGGCCTGATTCAGACGTTCGTCGTGCTGTTCTTGGTGGCAGTAGGGCTCATCTTGACCTTCGGTTCGTTCACGGGTGGCTCCGTGAGCAACATGGATCCGATCTTCACGGATTTCACCGGGGTCTTCACGGTTCTGATTGTCGTGCCGTTCCTCTTCGTCGGCTTCGATGTCATCCCGCAGACTGCCGAAGAGCTTCGCATGAGCCCGCGCCGCGTGGGCAAGCTCATCGTGATCTCGGTGGTCATCGCCACCGTCTGGTACATCTTGACGGCCGTGACAACTGCCTCCTCGATGCCGCTGGAGGCGCTGGTGAATTCGGATCTGGCAACGGCCGACGCCATGGGTGCACTCTTCGGCAGCCAGTTCATGGCGCACGTGCTGATTGCAGGTGGAGTCGCCGGAATCATCACTTCGTGGATCGCGATGCTCATTGGTGCATCGCGATTGATGTACGCAATGGGTAAATCAGGAATGCTGCCCCGTTGGTTCGCTCATATTCACCCGAAGTTCCAGACACCATCGCACGCCATCGCGTTCATCGGTGTACTTTCGATCATCGCCCCGTTCCTCGGGGAAGGCGCCCTGGGGTGGCTCGTGGACTCAGGGTCACCAAGCATCGTGCTCACCTACTTCATGGTCTGCGTTGTCTTTCTCATCCTGCGTAGGCGAGAGCCCGGCATGGAACGTCCCTTCATGACAGGTGCTGGTTCGAAGGGCACGTTCATCGGAGTCCTCGGCTGCCTGCTCACTCTGGGGTTGCTCTCCCTCTATATTCCGGGCATGCCGGCCTCTATCCATCCGATGTCTTACGTGCTCTTCGGTGGTTGGTGGCTGCTCGGCATGTTTTTCCTGTTCCGGATCCCGCGCGGAATCCATGCCGGATCGGATTCCGAAGGCAGACTCCTCGACGCGCTGGCGATCCGTCGAAAGTAA
- the hisD gene encoding histidinol dehydrogenase yields MRFSPQTLSALDGKFSFLKAPSEAPAAQYAPKVTETVSSMLADIEGRGLTAVEEYALKLDNYSGDFVVSQGDLESSGERLPTDLREAIELGSRRTKAFAAESRRHLRDFEYETAPGVVCGVRYVPIRQVGAYLPAGRFPLTASAFMSIGVAKEAGVPLVTAATPPGPDGRANDAVLYAAYLSGVDRMYVLGGVQALATLAFGLLDELPSDMLVGAGNAFVAEAKRQLFGRVAIDLPAGPSEVAVIADDTAEPEIVAADLLGQAEHGPQSPAALVTTSPVLAQQVSDAVDRQLATLSTHEIAGPAWRDFGSITVADTRETAAALMDDLAPEHLEVITSDDDWYHDRLRNYGSIFLGPWSTVAYSDKGMAGTNHTLPTAGGAKHSAGLSVSRFVKPLTYQRVAREATPSTAEPVRVISDAEGMEAHSRTATYRLDRYQN; encoded by the coding sequence ATGCGATTCTCTCCGCAGACACTGAGTGCACTGGACGGGAAGTTCAGCTTCCTCAAGGCGCCGAGCGAAGCTCCGGCCGCCCAGTATGCCCCGAAGGTGACCGAGACGGTCAGCAGCATGCTGGCTGACATCGAGGGTCGGGGACTGACCGCGGTCGAGGAGTATGCGCTGAAGCTGGATAACTACTCCGGAGACTTCGTGGTCAGTCAGGGAGACCTGGAGTCGAGCGGAGAGCGCCTCCCCACCGATCTGAGAGAGGCCATTGAACTCGGTTCCCGGAGGACCAAGGCCTTCGCCGCGGAATCCCGACGTCATCTGCGTGACTTCGAGTATGAGACTGCACCAGGAGTGGTGTGTGGAGTGCGATATGTCCCTATTCGACAGGTTGGAGCGTACCTGCCGGCAGGACGATTCCCGCTCACGGCCAGCGCATTCATGTCCATCGGCGTCGCCAAGGAAGCGGGCGTGCCGCTGGTCACGGCCGCAACGCCGCCCGGACCGGACGGGCGGGCGAATGACGCAGTGCTCTATGCCGCATATCTCTCCGGGGTTGATCGCATGTACGTCCTCGGCGGTGTGCAGGCCCTGGCCACCTTGGCGTTCGGCCTCTTGGATGAGCTTCCCTCAGACATGCTTGTTGGAGCTGGGAATGCCTTTGTCGCAGAAGCCAAGCGTCAGCTCTTCGGTCGCGTGGCCATTGACCTGCCCGCCGGCCCCTCAGAAGTCGCCGTCATCGCCGACGACACCGCCGAGCCAGAGATCGTCGCTGCCGACCTTCTGGGTCAAGCCGAGCACGGACCGCAATCGCCCGCGGCTCTCGTCACCACCTCACCGGTGTTGGCGCAACAGGTGTCGGATGCCGTAGACCGTCAGCTTGCAACACTTTCCACTCATGAGATCGCTGGTCCGGCATGGCGGGACTTCGGATCGATCACAGTTGCCGACACGCGGGAGACCGCCGCCGCGTTGATGGATGATCTGGCCCCGGAGCATCTGGAGGTCATCACCTCAGATGATGACTGGTACCACGACCGTCTGCGCAACTACGGCTCCATCTTCCTCGGTCCGTGGAGCACAGTCGCGTACTCGGACAAGGGGATGGCAGGGACGAACCACACCCTGCCCACCGCGGGGGGAGCGAAGCACAGCGCGGGACTCTCCGTGTCTCGCTTCGTGAAGCCGCTGACCTATCAGCGTGTGGCTCGCGAAGCGACTCCATCGACGGCGGAGCCCGTTCGGGTCATCTCCGATGCCGAGGGCATGGAGGCCCACAGCCGCACCGCCACGTACCGGTTGGACCGATACCAGAACTGA
- a CDS encoding esterase/lipase family protein, with the protein MDRSTARRSLGRVRLPGPLSEAGTNLDAWVRDYAYALRRQASGEIRRPKPRRYRLSTPETPVIILLPGIYETWAFMLPVAETLRARGYDVHAVLDLGRNGGTIEDMAGRVDAYIRREGISHCLLVAHSKGGLIGKLLLSRYNTAGAIHGLVAINTPFAGSPLARLLPLPALRVFQPRSPELAELAASREVDRHIVSIYGRFDPHIPGGSHLEGAHNIQLETRGHFRPLADARVHEAVLEGIQHLTD; encoded by the coding sequence GTGGACCGATCAACCGCCCGCAGATCCCTGGGGCGGGTGCGTCTGCCCGGTCCTCTCTCCGAGGCCGGCACCAACCTCGATGCCTGGGTGCGGGACTACGCCTATGCGCTGCGCCGCCAGGCCTCCGGGGAGATTCGTCGGCCGAAGCCGAGGCGGTATCGTCTCTCCACCCCGGAGACCCCGGTGATCATCCTGCTGCCCGGGATCTATGAGACCTGGGCGTTCATGCTCCCGGTGGCCGAGACGCTGCGCGCTCGCGGCTATGACGTGCACGCAGTCCTGGACCTGGGGCGCAACGGCGGCACCATCGAGGACATGGCGGGGCGGGTGGACGCCTATATCCGCCGCGAAGGCATCTCGCACTGTCTGCTGGTGGCGCACAGCAAGGGCGGGCTGATCGGCAAGCTGCTGCTCTCCCGCTACAACACAGCCGGGGCCATCCACGGGCTGGTGGCCATCAATACGCCTTTCGCCGGTTCCCCGCTGGCTCGACTGCTGCCGCTTCCTGCACTGCGCGTCTTCCAGCCCCGGTCACCCGAGCTGGCGGAACTCGCTGCCAGCCGCGAGGTGGACCGGCACATCGTCTCGATCTACGGCCGCTTCGACCCGCACATCCCCGGCGGGAGCCACCTCGAGGGCGCGCACAACATCCAGCTCGAGACGCGCGGACACTTCAGGCCGCTCGCCGATGCCCGCGTGCACGAGGCAGTCCTGGAAGGGATCCAGCACCTCACGGACTGA
- a CDS encoding LysR family transcriptional regulator, translating into MSMTLAQLRAFLRTLELGTFTRAAEELDVSQASVSELVSRLEEHLETRLFVRGGRRMVPTAAAEELRTYALRALQAAEDANHAMQALRSLEAGVARFGVLRNANYYGLTRLVETFHARHPQVRIHMVGVNSHDVAQAVESGHLEAGIVVLPVGSEDLEYEPLFRDEVLFATAHEGPANGSATTKDLDTAGLVLYDAQSGWADPTRRQLLDRAQQAGHALEPLIEVEQVESALTLVANGTGATVVSDSLRRAGRIPDGVEVYPFEPPLLETLALVRRKDTVVSRATTEMMSLVREFIHGPRHHR; encoded by the coding sequence ATGTCAATGACCCTCGCGCAGCTGCGCGCCTTCCTTCGCACCCTGGAACTGGGGACATTCACGCGGGCCGCAGAAGAGCTCGACGTCTCCCAGGCCTCCGTTTCAGAGCTCGTGAGCCGACTCGAGGAGCATCTCGAGACCCGCTTATTCGTCCGCGGCGGTCGACGAATGGTCCCCACGGCTGCGGCGGAGGAGCTGCGGACATACGCCTTGCGAGCGCTGCAGGCAGCGGAGGACGCCAACCATGCAATGCAGGCGCTGCGATCGCTGGAGGCTGGGGTGGCGAGATTCGGGGTCCTTCGGAACGCCAACTACTACGGGCTCACCAGGCTGGTCGAGACCTTCCACGCGCGGCACCCCCAAGTACGCATTCACATGGTGGGGGTGAACTCTCACGACGTGGCACAGGCTGTCGAGAGCGGACATCTGGAAGCTGGAATCGTCGTCCTGCCCGTAGGGTCTGAGGACCTTGAATACGAACCACTGTTCCGAGACGAGGTTCTCTTTGCCACCGCACACGAAGGCCCCGCCAACGGGTCAGCAACCACGAAAGACCTGGATACCGCGGGTCTGGTCCTCTATGACGCACAGAGCGGCTGGGCAGATCCGACACGGAGACAGCTGCTCGATCGCGCCCAGCAGGCGGGCCACGCGCTTGAACCGCTCATCGAAGTTGAACAGGTGGAGTCTGCGCTGACCCTCGTGGCAAATGGCACGGGTGCCACGGTAGTCAGCGACTCCCTCAGGCGGGCCGGAAGGATCCCCGATGGGGTGGAGGTCTATCCTTTCGAGCCGCCGCTTCTCGAGACGCTCGCGCTGGTGAGGCGAAAAGACACGGTGGTCTCCCGGGCAACCACCGAGATGATGTCCTTGGTCCGTGAATTCATCCACGGACCAAGGCACCATCGCTAG